A genomic region of Cryptococcus neoformans var. grubii H99 chromosome 13, complete sequence contains the following coding sequences:
- a CDS encoding MFS transporter, SP family, general alpha glucoside:H symporter, which translates to MNLNEEKNVEAFTLDSEDNKDGKDFDKSIVHLENAGAANSQQWDQLRLDAMAAEELEHSMGLKQALRVYPKAAFWSFSISLCIVMEGYDIGLLGSIIGLPTYRQKYGHYSETAGSYQLSPSWQTAVGQASTIGCFIGIFACSWAQDRWGYRRTIQVALIALTGFIFIVFFAPNIKVLFVGQMLCGLPWGAFASSAVSYASDVTPVPLRGYLTTYVNLCWVIGQFIAAGVLQSTSTRTDQWGYRIPFAIQWLWPLPLFILVTLAPESPWYLVRKGKLEEAKQAVARLSRRGDVTDPAQTVAMMIRTNQIELANQTGSSYLDCFKGSDLRRTEIACLGWAAQILAGSSFANSPTYFFQQAGLSTANSFKLGLGTTALAFVGTCGSWITLTYFGRRTIYLSGLVVLTVLLFVVGGVSFPAQTNSNAAWGQAAAILIWVLVYDFTVGPLAYCIVGEVSSTRLRSKTVGLSRNLYNILSVVSGILNTYQINPDAWNWKGKAGFFWGASAGLITIWAYFRLPECKGRTYRELDIMFERGIPARRFKDTVVDKEAEE; encoded by the exons ATGAACCTCAACGAAGAGAAGAACGTAGAAGCATTCACCTTGGACAGTGAAGATAAcaaggatggcaaggactTCGACAAATCGATCGTGCACCTGGAGAATGCCGGCGCAGCCAACAGTCAACAGTGGGATCAGCTTCGACTCGATGCGATGGCGGCCGAGGAGCTCGAACACTCCATGGGTTTAAAGCAGGCCTTGCGTGTTTATCCCAAGGCagctttctggtctttctcTATCTCACTCTGCATCGTCATGGAAGGGTATGACATCGGCT TGCTTGGTAGCATCATCGGACTGCCCACCTATCGCCAAAAGTATGGACACTATTCCGAAACTGCCGGCAGCTACCAGTTATCTCCCTCTTGGCAGACTGCCGTTGGCCAAGCCTCAACTATCGGCTGCTTCAT TGGTATTTTTGCATGCTCCTGGGCCCAAGACAGATGGGGGTATCGCCGAACAATCCAGGTGGCACTCATCGCCCTTACTGGCTTCATTTTTATCGTCTTCTTTGCGCCTAATATCAAAGTTCTCTTTGTCGGACAG ATGCTCTGCGGTCTACCCTGGGGAGCTTTTGCTAGT TCTGCGGTATCTTATGCAAGTGACGTAACGCCAGTCCCACTACGTGGCTACCTCACAAC TTATGTCAATTTGTGCTGGGTTATTGGACAATTCATCGCTGCTGGGGTACTGCAAAGCACTTCGACCAGGACTGATCAATGGGGATACAGA ATCCCGTTTGCAATTCAGTGGCTCTggcctcttcccctcttcatcctcgtaACGTTGGCGCCAGAGAGTCCATGGTACCTGGTCCGTAAAGGAAAACTGGAAGAGGCGAAACAGGCTGTGGCGAGACTTTCCAGGAGAGGCGATGTCACCGATCCCGCCCAGACGGTAGCTATGATG ATTCGTACCAACCAAATTGAGCTCGCGAATCAAACTGGCTCCAGCTATCTC GATTGTTTTAAAGGCAGTGATCTTCGCCGTACGGAAATTGCGTGTCTGGGATGGGCTGCCCAGATCCTTGCCGGTAGTAGTTTTGCGAATTCACCTACTTACTTTTTCCAGCAAG CTGGACTCAGTACCGCAAATTCTTTCAAGTTGGGCCTTGGGACTACAGCACTAGCCTTTGTTGGTACTTGCGGTTCTTGGATCACCCTTACG TACTTCGGGCGGCGAACTATTTATTTGTCCGGTCTGGTGGTCCTCACCGTTCT GCTTTTCGTCGTGGGTGGGGTCTCCTTCCCCGCACAGACCAACAGCAACGCTGC CTGGGGTCAAGCCGCAGCGATTTTAATCTGGGTCCTTGTATATGACTTCACTGTCGGC CCCCTAGCCTACTGTATCGTAGGCGAAGTATCGTCAACCCGTCTGAGGTCAAAGACAGTTGGTCTATCTAGGAACCTCTACAACATTCTCAGTGTTGTCTCTGGAATCCTCAACACCTACCAGATAAACCCGGACGCATGGAActggaaagggaaagctGGTTTCTTCTGG GGAGCATCTGCCGGTCTCATCACCATTTGGGCGTACTTCCGATTGCCCGAATGTAAGGGTAGAACGTATCGAGAGCTCGACATCATGTTTGAGCGTGGCATTCCCGCTAGACGGTTCAAGGATACGGTCGTCGACAAAGAAGCTGAGGAGTAA
- a CDS encoding alpha-glucosidase: protein MTGLMFPLSANLLIPLSFSSQASFCDHADAGHGTLLGILTKVDYLQSLGVDIVWLSPIYESPQADMGYDISNYRQIDKRYGSLEDWDRLLAALHQRGMKLVMDLVVNHTSDQHSWFKESRSSRDNPKRDWYIWRPPRYNEKNERIPPNNWKATFGQGSAWEFDETTNEYYLHLFLKEQPDLNWENPQVRAAVYDLMHWWLKRGADGFRMDVINFIAKAPGLPDAPVIDPGRAYQSFGMMSVNRPEVHGWLKEMNRAVLSHYDCFAVGECPGDEAVASYAPYSVRDNKELQMVFHFHHQSFDRAAGGLGRVHKPDWKLSELKRIFNTWQIEMARESDHSRSLENHDQPRVISRMASDHPSDRARCAKLLAMFHCSLGGTIYVYQGQELGMINVPRDWGLDEYKDVETIQNSEAEVQHRQAMCGHANPDISDLLENNRLTARDNGRTPMQWDSSLNAGFSKGKPWMRIHDDYSEGWNAAAQINDPDSAWSFWKQMLHLRKKYDAMIYGGFIALDESNEETYAYIREHPPSGQKLLVVLNLSPGSDGRGAPSTFVLPCGLDTSGSKLLISNGEVQEGQRIEGSILLGPWEGRIYLL, encoded by the exons ATGACAGGACTGATGTTTCCGCTTTC TGCCAATCTCCTCATTCCTCtatctttttcctctcAGGCATCATTCTGCGACCATGCCGATGCAGGCCATGGCACCCTCCTCGGCATCCTCACCAAGGTGGACTATCTGCAATCACTCGGAGTCGACATCGTTTGGCTTTCTCCTATATACGAGTCCCCCCAGGCAGATATGGG CTACGACATTTCTAACTACCGTCAGATCGATAAGCGGTACGGCTCGCTTGAGGATTGGGATAGGCTACTGGCTGCGCTTCACCAACGAGGCATGAAACTTGTTATGGACTTGGTTGTGAACCACACCTCAGATCAG CACTCATGGTTCAAAGAGTCGCGCAGTTCCCGAGACAATCCCAAGAGGGATTGGTACATTTGGCGGCCACCTCGATACAAcgagaagaatgagagGATCCCCCCAAATAACTGGAAAGCCACTTTCGGCCA GGGATCGGCGTGGGAATTCGACGAAACCACCAATGAGTACTACCTCCATCTGTTTCTCAAGGAACAGCCCGATCTTAACTGGGAGAACCCTCAGGTCAGGGCCGCGGTTTATGATCTTATGCACTGGTGGCTCAAGAGGGGTGCCGACGGGTTCCGTATGGACGTA ATCAACTTTATCGCTAAGGCACCCGGTCTGCCAGATGCGCCGGTCATTGACCCGGGACGGGCGTATCAGTCGTTTGGGATGATGTCGGTAAACCGTCCAGAGGTACATGGGTGGCTGAAAGAGATGAATCGGGCGGTACTCTCACACTATGATTGCTTCGC CGTGGGAGAATGTCCAGGTGACGAGGCCGTAGCGTCATACGCCCCTTATTCTGTGCGCGACAATAAGGAGCTACAGATGGTCTTTCATTTTCACCA TCAGAGCTTCGATAGGGCGGCTGGCGGGCTGGGACGAGTTCACAAGCCTGATTGGAAGTTGTCCGAGCTAAAGCGAATCTTCAACACCTGGCAAATCGAGATGGCAC GCGAATCTGACCACAGTCGCAGTCTTGAGAATCACGACCAACCGCGGGTCATCTCCCGGATGGCATCTGACCATCCTTCTGACAGGGCACGGTGTGCGAAGCTCCTTGCGATGTTCCATTGCTCTCTTGGCGGTACAATATACGTTTATCAAGGGCAGGAGCTCGGGATGATCAATGTTCCGCGTGACTGGGGACTGGACGAGTACAAAGACGTTGAGACCATTCAAAACTCTGAGGCCGAGGTGCAGCATCGACAAGCGATGTGCGGCCATGCGAATCCGGACATATCCGACTTGCTTGAGAACAACCGCCTTACAGCTAGGGACAACGGTCGCACGCCCATGCAG TGGGACTCAAGTCTGAATGCCGGGTTCTCAAAGGGCAAGCCGTGGATGCGTATACACGATGACTACAGCGAGGGCTGGAACGCTGCCGCTCAGATTAATGATCCGGACTCGGCATGGTCTTTCTGGAAGCAGATGCTCCATCTGAGAAAGAAGTACGACGCTATGATATACG GCGGCTTCATCGCGCTGGACGAGTCGAACGAGGAAACTTACGCATATATCCGCGAGCACCCTCCGAGCGGGCAGAAGctcctcgtcgtcctcaATCTTTCCCCCGGAAGTGACGGTCGTGGTGCACCCTCGACCTTTGTGCTCCCATGCGGGCTCGATACAAGCGGCAGCAAGCTATTGATCTCCAATGGCGAGGTACAAGAGGGCCAGCGAATCGAGGGGAGTATACTTTTGGGCCCATGGGAAGGCAGGATCTACCTCTTATAA